The following are from one region of the Paenibacillus sp. JZ16 genome:
- the sigF gene encoding RNA polymerase sporulation sigma factor SigF, protein MDADVKKTSQTYLDDAEVKRLIALSQSGDNVARDTLVNCNIRLVWSVVQRFMNRGYEPDDLFQIGCIGLLKSVDKFDLSYDVKFSTYAVPMIIGEIQRFLRDDGTLKVSRSLKEMANKVRKKRDELSKQLDRLPTVKEVAEELGVTPEEVVFAQEANKPPTSIHETVFENDGDPITLMDQIADESQERWFDKLALNEAIGGLTERERLIVYLRYYRDQTQSEVASRLGISQVQVSRLEKKILQSIRNEIAQ, encoded by the coding sequence ATGGATGCCGATGTGAAGAAAACTTCGCAGACTTATTTGGACGACGCGGAGGTCAAACGACTCATTGCACTTAGCCAAAGCGGGGATAATGTCGCCCGGGACACGCTCGTCAACTGTAATATTCGTCTTGTCTGGTCTGTCGTTCAGCGGTTTATGAACCGGGGGTATGAGCCTGATGATCTGTTTCAGATCGGCTGTATCGGTCTCCTCAAATCCGTGGACAAGTTCGATCTCAGTTATGACGTAAAGTTCTCGACCTATGCCGTACCGATGATCATCGGAGAAATTCAGCGCTTCTTAAGGGACGACGGGACCCTGAAGGTCAGCCGTTCGCTTAAGGAAATGGCCAACAAAGTCAGGAAGAAGCGGGACGAGCTGTCCAAGCAGCTCGATCGGCTTCCAACGGTGAAAGAGGTTGCCGAAGAGCTTGGGGTAACCCCCGAGGAAGTGGTGTTTGCCCAAGAGGCGAACAAACCGCCAACCTCGATTCATGAGACCGTATTTGAAAATGACGGGGATCCCATAACGCTAATGGATCAGATAGCTGATGAATCGCAGGAACGATGGTTCGACAAGCTGGCCTTGAATGAAGCGATAGGCGGCTTGACCGAACGGGAGCGGCTCATTGTATATCTGCGGTATTACCGGGATCAGACGCAGTCGGAAGTTGCCAGCCGGCTGGGCATATCCCAAGTACAGGTATCGCGACTTGAGAAAAAAATATTGCAGAGCATACGGAACGAGATCGCGCAGTAG
- the spoIIAB gene encoding anti-sigma F factor encodes MSEGKAQHNFMTLQFAAKSENESFARVAVAAFISQMDPNMDELSDLKTVVSEAVTNSIIHGYDSDPDGVVKIEASIDGDMITLCIEDSGHGIEDLEMAKQPLYTSKPELERSGMGFTIMENFMDEFEVVSEPGSGTSIKMKKRIESKKALYN; translated from the coding sequence ATGAGTGAAGGAAAAGCACAGCATAATTTTATGACTCTGCAGTTTGCCGCAAAGTCGGAAAACGAATCCTTTGCCCGTGTCGCCGTGGCTGCGTTCATCTCCCAGATGGATCCCAACATGGATGAGCTCAGTGACCTGAAAACGGTAGTCTCCGAAGCGGTCACAAACAGCATTATCCACGGTTACGATAGTGATCCGGATGGGGTTGTCAAGATTGAAGCCTCCATAGACGGGGATATGATCACGCTGTGCATTGAAGATTCCGGCCATGGGATCGAAGACTTGGAGATGGCCAAGCAGCCGCTTTATACATCAAAGCCAGAGCTGGAGCGATCCGGCATGGGATTCACCATCATGGAAAATTTCATGGACGAATTTGAAGTGGTCAGCGAACCAGGCAGCGGTACGTCGATCAAAATGAAAAAGAGGATCGAATCTAAGAAAGCTTTATATAATTAG
- the spoIIAA gene encoding anti-sigma F factor antagonist, which produces MNLHVDMEHHRHVLIVRLSGELDHHTADHVRMQLDEAIQRRQTEHLVLSLKDLDFMDSSGLGVILGRYKFIKQKGGKMAVCDVKPQVYRLLEMSGLFKIMPIYENESTALSGLEVVS; this is translated from the coding sequence ATGAATCTGCATGTTGATATGGAGCATCACAGGCATGTACTGATTGTCCGTCTGTCCGGGGAACTGGATCATCATACGGCCGATCATGTCCGGATGCAGCTGGATGAAGCTATTCAGAGACGTCAAACAGAGCACTTGGTGCTGAGCTTAAAGGACTTGGACTTTATGGACAGCTCGGGACTTGGGGTCATCCTGGGACGCTATAAATTCATCAAGCAAAAAGGCGGAAAGATGGCGGTATGCGATGTCAAGCCACAGGTTTACCGCTTGCTTGAAATGTCGGGGCTGTTCAAGATCATGCCGATATATGAGAACGAGAGCACGGCACTCTCGGGTTTGGAGGTAGTGTCATGA